A window of Daphnia pulicaria isolate SC F1-1A chromosome 4, SC_F0-13Bv2, whole genome shotgun sequence genomic DNA:
tgatttttctttgatcGATGTCCTCTCTGTTGGTAAGATAATTCAAAGCAGCTTGAGCATCTCTATACAGGCCAGATTCTGATGGTGACCCTTCAGACATGCCATAGCCTCTGTACTCTACCAGGAATAAATTAGCTTGAAGATGTTTGAAGAGCCCTTTAACATTTGGCAGCCTGTGACCGATGTTTCCAGCGTTTCcatgaaagaaaacaatcgTGGCGCACTGTTGCGTTTGCGGTTGTGGGATGAAGTATGCATGGAGTTTGGTTGAATCCAAACTTttgataaaaacattttcaaatggtAGATCCAAGGTGTTTGGAGCAGGGACAAATATTCTAGAATTTTGAGGGATTTCTGGGTAGTACAACAACTGATCTCCAGCTCTATAAACTATGCCTAAATGAATAGTAAATGATTAAAGGCTTTACACACTTTCCTCTAATAAATAAGTTAAGGGTAGCACTTATTCATATATTACCTGCAGCAGAGAAGCAAAGAAGTATAAATGCAGAAATACCTCCAAAAATCCAATAGAAAATACAGATAGTAATAAACATAGCACTACTTAATGCCCAGCATTGTTTGATAACACTAATAACTATCCGGCCAATTACACGTATGACTAGAAAATCTGGATTTGTCTCTGGTGAGGAGGCAGAATTATTGATAAGCTTTTCTTCATCAATGTTGATGCAAGCCATTTCACGGCATGTGAAGAATAAAACtgtaaaagaaatttacacaaattaaGTTACAACAATGTAGTATAATGTCATAATTGTCAAATCTTAGTAGCTATTTTGACAAAACAAAGGAGTTATAAACAGGCATAGATGATGGTGCATTGCagtggaaatttttaattgaaaaaaatttctgtacTTTACGACtcatttaaatataattaccCGTTATTGGGGCGGCCAAATAGTTTAAATTTTATCACGAATAATTTCTTTATCAGTTAATTACTTGTGGAATTGCTGATTATTCGACGGAAATGCACATTGAAAGCACTTCACGTTGAAAATCGCTCCAACCGTCGTCTGCTTCAGTCACGTCAATGTTGATCAAACGAGAGAACCCGCCAAGCGCCAACATCCGCCAGTTTAGAAAAGCCTCCAACTGCACTGTAAGGCCTGATTTGGATTCATACGTATATGAATTTGATCGTTCAATCAGATTCGGCACAGTATCAAACTCAATTgaatataaattgaaaaacttaTATAATCTTCAAACGAACCATCGCGAATCTTTTTTGAAGCGTCGTCTGCATCTTCAAACGTCACTTTGTGGAAATatgatttcttttgaaatttcaaatctaataaattgtgaaatagATTCAAATTTGCCGGATATGCGGGACATTACGCAAATGCATTTAATTTCAATCCTGCTCCATTTAAGCTGAAGGGCTTTATTTAAAATGACAATTCgtggaaaatggaaatggaattccacatgtttaaaaaatcaagataGTGTGTGACTACTTCGACGAGGTAATCGATGTTCAAATCTATAGCTGCATAGAGACAAACTGAATAGTACCTTGAGATAATCTTGAAGTCAAAGGTTGTTGGAACTTGGAACCTTATTTTGTTATCTGATAGGGAACAGAGCTAATTTCGGCAgatcttattttttatattcagCACTTTGGGTATATGCCAGTCAGTTGTCAAGAATGGGTTTCCTATACAAGCTACTGTTAATTGGAAGTGCTTTGAGTGCTGTGTATATTTCACAGTTATTCTTGAAGAATCCAACAATTCCCCAATTTAAGGACCAGTGGTGGGGTGAAGGTCAACCGAGAGTACAAGATGAATCTATTAAACCATTCAAAATTAAAGTTTCTGATGAGGTATGTCAATGTCATGCA
This region includes:
- the LOC124336300 gene encoding protein ABHD13-like, with product MACINIDEEKLINNSASSPETNPDFLVIRVIGRIVISVIKQCWALSSAMFITICIFYWIFGGISAFILLCFSAAGIVYRAGDQLLYYPEIPQNSRIFVPAPNTLDLPFENVFIKSLDSTKLHAYFIPQPQTQQCATIVFFHGNAGNIGHRLPNVKGLFKHLQANLFLVEYRGYGMSEGSPSESGLYRDAQAALNYLTNREDIDQRKIIVFGRSLGGAVAIDLASRTCNSEKIACVVIENSFTSIPDMAIQILPWKGLRYLPLWFHKNKFQSKKKVTSIQCPMVFISGLSDQLVPPSMMRDLFTHCGSERKLLLQIPNGDHNGTWTKPFYYKQLEKAIQDVCSDRLLNQQHLQLLPVNTV